The genomic stretch TGATTTAGAAACAAGATTATGCTACCAGCAGCCAGCAGAGGAAGAATATcgctacaaataaaaatactctGTGTAAAGTGCGTTCTGCATCATGTTGTGGTGTGCCTCTAGGAgctaaaaataaacatttttttttaataaattattccgatTATACTCTATAATTTTGCagataatctattttttttttttttttttttttttaagttatgaTAAATATCACCTGCACTTGGTCGTGTTTCTCCAAAGTTAAAAGACGatgaaaaaaagttaaatggATAAGTGCCAATGCCGAACGACATATAGGAACCATCGCCAAAACCAAACGAGGAAAAGCCGACATTGGCTTCTGGTTCTGATCTTTGACCAGCTGGACGTGGTGGCACGTTATTCCTAAACCGaaaattataagatttttaataaatcttagtaaaaaattaataattttcaatttttaccaaaaataaaatcataccTTGGATCTTCGTGTTTGGTAGCCCCACGTCCATATAATGGAACGACTTTATCTTTGCTTATAGCAGCCTTGCATACTGGACAAACCTGCCTGGTAGGTCTGGTCTCCAACCATTGATGCAGACATGGCCAactacattattattattatttgtattattcaagttataaatacttttctttttaaaatctattatttttaccagataAATACTTACCAAAATAGATGGCCACACATACTGACTACTGCATCTTTTGCGGTGTCCAAACAAATATTGCATTCAAACATTttctcatctttttctttttcctcagTGGAGCCTGCAGATCCTGAGGATTTAGATGAACCTGGTTGTTCTTTTGTCCTGTTCATCCTTTAAACATCCATATGTTCATAAGATTTTGcaaatacattttacattttaagaCAAGTGAAATAATGTCACATTATTAAAGTACTTTATAATTATCCAgcacaaatataaaaatttgtattgcttctgcttaaaatattatataaaaatcggagtaataaaaaatttttatttagtattaCGATAAACATTCCGAAAATAAATTCCGATgttattacataataaaatttagtaacaatttttaatgcgcaaaaaaatatttccgccGAATAACTGTTTCATTCTTTCTAGGTTATCCGatatcgaataaatttaacttcaatatttctcaaattaatcattaaatattg from Cardiocondyla obscurior isolate alpha-2009 linkage group LG12, Cobs3.1, whole genome shotgun sequence encodes the following:
- the LOC139106935 gene encoding E3 ubiquitin-protein ligase RNF185 isoform X3, with protein sequence MGKSMNRTKEQPGSSKSSGSAGSTEEKEKDEKMFECNICLDTAKDAVVSMCGHLFCWPCLHQWLETRPTRQVCPVCKAAISKDKVVPLYGRGATKHEDPRNNVPPRPAGQRSEPEANVGFSSFGFGDGSYMSFGIGTYPFNFFSSSFNFGETRPSAAPRGTPQHDAERTLHRVFLFVAIFFLCWLLVA
- the LOC139106935 gene encoding E3 ubiquitin-protein ligase RNF185 isoform X4, encoding MNRTKEQPGSSKSSGSAGSTEEKEKDEKMFECNICLDTAKDAVVSMCGHLFCWPCLHQWLETRPTRQVCPVCKAAISKDKVVPLYGRGATKHEDPRNNVPPRPAGQRSEPEANVGFSSFGFGDGSYMSFGIGTYPFNFFSSSFNFGETRPSAAPRGTPQHDAERTLHRVFLFVAIFFLCWLLVA
- the LOC139106935 gene encoding E3 ubiquitin-protein ligase RNF185 isoform X2, whose amino-acid sequence is MHVYTMNRTKEQPGSSKSSGSAGSTEEKEKDEKMFECNICLDTAKDAVVSMCGHLFCWPCLHQWLETRPTRQVCPVCKAAISKDKVVPLYGRGATKHEDPRNNVPPRPAGQRSEPEANVGFSSFGFGDGSYMSFGIGTYPFNFFSSSFNFGETRPSAAPRGTPQHDAERTLHRVFLFVAIFFLCWLLVA
- the LOC139106935 gene encoding E3 ubiquitin-protein ligase RNF185 isoform X1, coding for MKPGGYKCMMNRTKEQPGSSKSSGSAGSTEEKEKDEKMFECNICLDTAKDAVVSMCGHLFCWPCLHQWLETRPTRQVCPVCKAAISKDKVVPLYGRGATKHEDPRNNVPPRPAGQRSEPEANVGFSSFGFGDGSYMSFGIGTYPFNFFSSSFNFGETRPSAAPRGTPQHDAERTLHRVFLFVAIFFLCWLLVA